In Mycolicibacterium mucogenicum DSM 44124, the following are encoded in one genomic region:
- a CDS encoding SDR family oxidoreductase, which yields MTDHALADKTMVISGASRGIGLAIAVAAAQQGANVVLLAKTAEPHPRLPGTVYTAAAEIEAAGGKAAAVVGDIRSEDDVNRVVDVAVERFGGVDICVNNASAIGVEPTELLSAKKFDLMQQVNIRGTFLLTKASLPHLRQSDNAHVLTIAPPLNLTPRWLGAHPAYTLSKYGMTLLSLGWAAEYADAGIAFNCLWPETYIATSAVANMADGAALLDSSRSPAIMGDAAVQILLRRATDCTAGCFIDADVLTAAGKDLTRYGGGSDPIPDLFLG from the coding sequence ATGACGGACCACGCACTCGCCGACAAGACAATGGTGATCTCCGGAGCGAGCAGGGGTATCGGACTGGCGATAGCCGTGGCCGCCGCACAGCAGGGCGCCAATGTCGTACTGCTCGCGAAGACCGCCGAGCCCCATCCCCGACTGCCCGGTACGGTCTACACCGCCGCGGCCGAGATCGAGGCTGCCGGCGGAAAGGCCGCCGCCGTGGTCGGTGACATCCGCTCCGAGGACGACGTCAACCGCGTCGTCGACGTGGCGGTCGAGCGCTTCGGTGGTGTCGACATCTGCGTCAACAACGCGAGCGCGATCGGCGTCGAGCCGACAGAGCTGTTGTCCGCCAAGAAGTTCGATCTGATGCAGCAGGTCAATATCCGGGGCACCTTCCTGTTGACGAAGGCCTCGCTGCCGCACCTGCGCCAGTCGGACAACGCCCACGTGCTGACCATCGCGCCACCCCTGAATCTGACGCCACGCTGGCTGGGTGCGCACCCGGCGTACACGCTGTCGAAGTACGGGATGACCCTGCTGTCGCTCGGCTGGGCGGCCGAATACGCCGATGCCGGCATCGCGTTCAACTGCCTTTGGCCCGAGACCTATATCGCCACCTCGGCGGTCGCCAACATGGCCGACGGCGCAGCGCTGCTGGACTCGTCGCGCAGCCCGGCGATCATGGGTGACGCGGCGGTCCAGATTCTGCTGCGCCGGGCCACCGACTGCACTGCAGGCTGTTTCATCGACGCCGACGTCCTCACCGCGGCCGGCAAGGACCTGACCCGGTACGGCGGTGGATCCGACCCGATCCCGGATCTGTTCCTCGGCTAG
- a CDS encoding Zn-ribbon domain-containing OB-fold protein — protein sequence MQKALAPEISTWPDADPQLIGSQCGACAASTFPRQDRCPKCSKAEMSDVLLPRRGTVIAWTTQGFPPGAPYAGPTGKDFVPFGVGLVQLGDVIRVEGRLTENDPAKLKFGMEVELTMAPFATDADGDELVTFWFKPVAA from the coding sequence ATGCAGAAAGCGCTTGCCCCGGAAATCTCGACGTGGCCGGACGCCGACCCGCAGCTGATCGGCAGTCAGTGCGGTGCCTGCGCGGCGTCGACGTTCCCGCGCCAGGACCGTTGTCCGAAGTGCAGCAAGGCCGAGATGTCCGACGTGCTGCTGCCGCGGCGCGGCACGGTGATCGCCTGGACCACACAGGGTTTCCCGCCCGGAGCACCGTACGCCGGCCCGACCGGCAAGGACTTCGTGCCGTTCGGCGTCGGGCTGGTGCAGCTCGGTGACGTCATCCGGGTCGAGGGCCGACTGACCGAGAATGATCCGGCAAAGTTGAAATTCGGCATGGAGGTCGAGCTCACCATGGCGCCTTTCGCCACCGACGCCGACGGCGATGAGCTGGTCACCTTCTGGTTCAAGCCGGTGGCGGCATGA
- a CDS encoding LLM class F420-dependent oxidoreductase has translation MRLGVMIGAERGDMARKVAKLVADIQWAESAGLDSAWMPQVPNDFDCLTMVALMAANTSRIELGTAVVPLQAQHPVALARQALSVHAMSGGRLALGVGPSHHWIVRDMLGLPYDKPAAYTRDYLQVLNTAISGPGAVDVENDSFTVHNPTVLGADTPMPVLVSALGPVMLQIAGGHADGTSLWMADEKAIGEHIAPKINKAAAEAGRPAPRIVAGIPVTLCANSEIDAAKDRANRILAEAETSPNYQKLLDRGDARSVGDLCAAGDEESILKRFRQFADAGVTDLSVRLLPIGDNRDELIASKHRTREVIAELAKAVS, from the coding sequence ATGCGCCTCGGTGTGATGATCGGGGCCGAGCGCGGCGACATGGCGCGCAAGGTCGCCAAACTGGTCGCCGACATCCAGTGGGCCGAGAGCGCGGGGCTCGACAGCGCCTGGATGCCGCAGGTTCCCAACGATTTCGACTGCCTGACGATGGTGGCGTTGATGGCGGCGAACACATCGCGCATCGAACTCGGTACGGCGGTGGTTCCGCTGCAGGCGCAGCATCCGGTCGCTCTTGCCCGTCAGGCACTTTCGGTGCACGCCATGTCGGGCGGTCGCCTGGCTCTGGGTGTCGGGCCGTCGCATCATTGGATCGTGCGCGACATGCTGGGCCTGCCCTATGACAAGCCCGCCGCGTATACCCGTGACTACCTGCAGGTGCTGAACACCGCGATCAGTGGTCCGGGAGCCGTTGACGTGGAGAATGATTCGTTCACCGTGCACAATCCGACGGTCCTCGGCGCGGATACCCCGATGCCGGTGCTGGTGTCGGCGCTGGGGCCGGTGATGCTGCAGATCGCCGGTGGGCACGCTGACGGCACGTCGCTGTGGATGGCCGACGAGAAGGCGATCGGCGAGCACATCGCGCCCAAGATCAACAAGGCCGCCGCCGAAGCGGGTCGGCCTGCGCCACGCATCGTCGCCGGCATCCCGGTCACGCTGTGCGCCAACTCCGAGATCGACGCCGCCAAGGACCGGGCGAACCGCATCCTGGCCGAGGCCGAGACATCGCCGAATTACCAGAAGCTGCTGGACCGCGGGGACGCCCGGAGCGTCGGCGACCTGTGCGCGGCCGGCGACGAAGAGTCGATTCTCAAGCGGTTCAGGCAGTTCGCCGACGCGGGCGTGACGGATCTGTCGGTACGCCTGCTGCCCATCGGGGACAACCGCGACGAGTTGATCGCCTCGAAGCACCGCACGCGCGAGGTGATCGCCGAGCTCGCCAAGGCAGTCTCGTGA
- a CDS encoding PaaI family thioesterase: protein MDTGPARAEARIVHRGRRSAVVQIEIRRGNGDLAATATVNFAALEGRP from the coding sequence ATCGACACCGGTCCGGCCCGCGCGGAGGCACGGATCGTGCACCGAGGTCGGCGCTCAGCGGTCGTTCAGATCGAAATCCGGCGCGGCAACGGCGATCTCGCCGCGACAGCGACGGTCAACTTCGCCGCGCTCGAGGGTCGGCCCTGA
- a CDS encoding thiolase family protein, translating to MPTPVIVGAVRTAIGRSFKGTLVNTPPETLITTVLPEVVRRAGIDPNAIDDLIFAESHYGGGDLARYAADATGMQHVPGQSVNRHCAGSLTAIGNASAQIGSGMERVLIAGGVQSLSMNPLVSWRIPGPELKFEERWMPPTHVETPDAPAKDMSITVGWNTAQAMGITREEMDAWAARSHQRAIAAIDAGKFLDEIVPLKVQLPDGSVVDFSVDEHPRRETTADKLAALKPLHPEIEGFSITAGNSSGTNDAAAAVAIVDAAYAEAENLTKMATVRAWAAAGVAPRDTGLGALRAIDKVLQRAGLQPADVALWEVNEAFASVSIAACKEFGLDEEKVNFSGSGCSLGHPIAASGARMVTTLIYELQRRGGGIGVAAMCAGGGQGGAVVIEV from the coding sequence ATGCCCACACCCGTCATCGTCGGTGCTGTCCGCACAGCGATCGGCCGTTCTTTCAAAGGCACCCTCGTCAACACTCCGCCGGAGACGCTGATCACCACCGTCCTGCCGGAGGTGGTGCGGCGTGCCGGCATCGACCCGAATGCGATCGACGATCTCATCTTCGCTGAATCCCATTACGGTGGTGGTGATCTCGCTCGTTATGCGGCCGATGCCACCGGTATGCAGCATGTGCCCGGGCAGTCTGTGAACCGGCATTGCGCGGGTAGCCTCACCGCGATCGGCAATGCGTCGGCCCAGATCGGTTCGGGCATGGAGCGGGTACTGATCGCCGGCGGCGTGCAGTCGCTGTCGATGAATCCGCTGGTGAGTTGGCGCATCCCGGGGCCGGAGCTGAAATTCGAAGAGCGATGGATGCCGCCGACGCACGTCGAGACGCCGGATGCGCCGGCCAAGGACATGTCGATCACCGTCGGCTGGAACACCGCGCAGGCCATGGGCATCACCCGTGAAGAGATGGACGCCTGGGCCGCGCGGTCGCACCAGCGGGCCATCGCCGCGATCGATGCCGGCAAGTTCCTCGACGAGATCGTGCCGCTGAAGGTGCAATTGCCCGATGGCTCGGTGGTGGACTTCAGTGTCGATGAGCATCCGCGGCGGGAAACCACCGCCGACAAGCTCGCCGCCCTGAAGCCCCTGCACCCTGAGATCGAGGGCTTCTCGATCACCGCCGGCAACAGTAGCGGCACCAACGACGCCGCGGCCGCGGTAGCGATCGTCGACGCTGCCTACGCCGAGGCGGAGAACCTGACGAAGATGGCCACCGTGCGCGCGTGGGCTGCCGCCGGTGTCGCGCCGCGGGACACCGGCCTGGGTGCGCTACGGGCCATCGACAAGGTGCTGCAGCGTGCGGGCCTGCAACCGGCTGATGTTGCGTTGTGGGAGGTCAACGAAGCGTTCGCGTCGGTATCGATCGCGGCCTGTAAGGAATTCGGTCTCGACGAGGAGAAGGTCAACTTCTCCGGAAGTGGTTGCAGCCTCGGCCATCCCATCGCCGCGTCGGGCGCTCGGATGGTGACGACCCTGATCTATGAGCTGCAGCGGCGCGGTGGCGGCATCGGTGTCGCCGCGATGTGCGCCGGCGGGGGCCAGGGCGGCGCCGTCGTCATCGAGGTCTGA
- a CDS encoding LLM class flavin-dependent oxidoreductase, which yields MAEWFLFLPQVRLSIGDIVERARVAEESGFDGIAFIDHLEAPGAPDRGIWDATAIAAWVAAHTQRLRVGHLVLCDGFRHPAVLAKHAVTMSAASGGRFELGLGAGSMPAEFERFDIDNADDAPARFRRLERDLELIRRYWGDDGDDAQVPRREHPIPLVLGGVGKKTMELVRRHADWWNLPCNHLDRLQLLRPQAGAARVSVQQMVGFVGSAADRATVTETSTRRFGHLGAELTCGTADELVDHFGRMSDLGAERFYVWFADFAEPDTLREFAETVVRAA from the coding sequence ATGGCCGAGTGGTTCTTGTTCCTGCCGCAGGTGCGGCTGAGTATTGGCGACATCGTCGAGCGCGCACGGGTGGCCGAGGAGTCGGGCTTCGATGGCATCGCCTTCATCGACCACCTCGAAGCGCCTGGCGCCCCGGATCGCGGTATCTGGGACGCCACGGCCATTGCCGCCTGGGTCGCGGCGCATACCCAGCGGCTGCGCGTCGGGCACCTGGTCCTGTGTGACGGTTTCCGTCATCCGGCGGTGCTCGCCAAGCACGCCGTCACGATGTCCGCCGCGTCGGGCGGGCGGTTCGAGCTCGGTCTGGGCGCGGGATCGATGCCTGCCGAGTTCGAGCGGTTCGACATCGACAACGCCGACGACGCCCCGGCCCGCTTCCGGCGGCTCGAACGTGACCTGGAACTGATCCGCCGGTACTGGGGCGACGACGGCGACGACGCACAGGTCCCGCGCCGGGAACACCCGATTCCCTTGGTGCTGGGCGGTGTCGGCAAGAAGACCATGGAACTCGTTCGCAGACATGCCGATTGGTGGAACCTGCCATGCAATCACCTCGACCGGCTGCAACTGCTGCGCCCGCAGGCGGGCGCAGCGCGGGTGTCGGTGCAGCAGATGGTGGGTTTCGTCGGCTCCGCAGCGGACCGCGCGACGGTCACCGAGACGAGCACGCGCCGCTTCGGGCATCTCGGTGCCGAACTGACCTGCGGTACGGCCGACGAGCTAGTCGACCACTTCGGGCGGATGAGTGATCTTGGCGCCGAACGGTTTTACGTCTGGTTCGCCGATTTCGCCGAGCCCGATACCTTGCGGGAATTCGCCGAGACGGTGGTGAGGGCGGCATGA
- a CDS encoding TetR/AcrR family transcriptional regulator encodes MAKVATAEKRQRRERGSINPDDIINGAFELAEQVSIDNLSMPLLGKHLGVGVTSIYWYFRKKDDLLNAMTDRALREYVFATPYVEAKDWRSTLRNHARTMREAFVANPILCDLILIRSALSPRAARVGVQAVEKAIASLVEAGLPPQSAFDIYSAVSVHVRGSAVLQRLRDKNQADGKVLGDLQDAMTIDAETTPLLARAVREGHHLGTVDESNFDFGLECILDQAERLIEANKKPAPRSRKAPRS; translated from the coding sequence GTGGCAAAGGTGGCAACCGCCGAGAAGCGCCAACGGCGTGAGCGAGGTTCGATCAACCCAGACGACATCATCAACGGCGCATTCGAACTCGCCGAACAGGTTTCGATCGACAACCTCAGCATGCCGCTACTGGGCAAACACCTCGGCGTGGGCGTCACGAGCATCTACTGGTACTTCCGCAAGAAGGACGACCTGCTCAACGCAATGACGGACCGCGCCCTGCGCGAGTACGTGTTCGCCACGCCGTATGTCGAAGCCAAGGACTGGCGTTCGACGCTGCGCAACCATGCCCGCACCATGCGTGAGGCATTTGTGGCCAACCCGATTCTGTGCGACCTGATCCTCATCCGCTCCGCGCTCAGCCCGCGGGCCGCCCGTGTCGGCGTGCAGGCTGTCGAAAAGGCCATTGCCAGCCTGGTGGAGGCCGGATTGCCGCCGCAGAGCGCTTTCGACATCTATTCGGCGGTATCGGTGCACGTCCGCGGATCAGCTGTGCTGCAACGCCTTCGCGACAAGAATCAGGCCGACGGCAAGGTGCTGGGCGACCTCCAGGACGCCATGACCATCGATGCCGAGACCACCCCGTTGCTCGCCCGCGCCGTCCGCGAGGGCCATCATCTGGGCACCGTCGACGAGAGTAATTTCGATTTCGGACTCGAGTGCATCCTCGATCAGGCCGAACGCCTGATCGAGGCCAACAAGAAGCCGGCGCCCCGCAGCCGCAAGGCGCCGCGCTCCTAG
- a CDS encoding methylmalonyl-CoA mutase family protein — MDNDGQTPSGIPLKPVYGPADRQGDPPQPGEFPFTRGNFASGYRGKLWTFRQYSGFGTAEESNQRYRYLLDQGGTGLSVALDLPTQCGYDSDDEEYGEEVGRVGVAVDTLADAEVLFDGIPLDKISTSFTINGTAAILLAFYVAAAEKKGVPREKLTGTIQNDILKEYASRGTWIWPPEPSLRLIADTIEFCAAEVPRFNAISVAGAHFRDAGANAVQEMAFTLADGVTYCDTVVERGRMTIEKFAPQISFFFYTHGDFFEEIAKYRAGRRRWATIVRERYGATTDKASMFRFGCVSGGASLYAPQAQNNLVRVAYEALASVLGGVQSMFTAAWDEPFALPSEESATLALRTQQILAYETGVAKVADPLGGSYFVEALTDATEEKIIEIMRDLESHGGMVRCIEDGYLQGLIADEAFKIHQETESGERPVVGVNKFVVDEPAPDLATYELDAEGRDKQLKRLAKVKAERDDVAVKEALAALARSADGDDNLMHRLIDCANAYCTVGEMVSTLKSVWGEFQQPVVF; from the coding sequence ATGGATAACGATGGCCAGACTCCGTCCGGAATACCGCTGAAGCCGGTCTACGGACCCGCGGATCGTCAGGGCGATCCGCCGCAGCCGGGTGAATTCCCCTTCACCCGGGGAAATTTCGCGTCCGGGTACCGCGGAAAGTTGTGGACTTTCCGTCAGTACTCGGGTTTCGGCACTGCCGAGGAGTCGAATCAGCGCTACCGCTATCTACTGGATCAAGGCGGGACGGGACTCTCGGTCGCCCTTGATCTGCCGACGCAGTGCGGCTACGACTCCGACGACGAGGAGTACGGCGAGGAGGTCGGCCGCGTCGGCGTCGCCGTCGACACCCTGGCCGACGCAGAAGTGCTGTTCGATGGCATTCCGCTGGACAAGATCAGCACCAGCTTCACGATCAACGGGACGGCCGCCATCCTGTTGGCGTTCTACGTCGCGGCCGCGGAGAAGAAGGGTGTGCCGCGCGAAAAGCTCACCGGCACAATCCAGAACGACATCCTCAAGGAGTACGCCTCGCGCGGAACCTGGATCTGGCCGCCCGAGCCGTCGCTGCGCCTCATCGCCGACACCATCGAGTTCTGTGCTGCCGAGGTGCCGAGATTCAACGCGATTTCGGTGGCGGGAGCCCACTTCCGTGATGCCGGCGCAAACGCCGTGCAGGAGATGGCGTTCACGCTGGCGGACGGTGTCACGTATTGCGACACGGTCGTCGAGCGGGGCCGGATGACCATCGAAAAGTTTGCGCCGCAGATTTCCTTCTTCTTCTACACGCACGGCGATTTCTTCGAGGAGATCGCCAAATACCGTGCGGGACGCCGCCGTTGGGCCACCATCGTGCGCGAGCGTTATGGCGCCACCACCGACAAGGCGTCGATGTTCCGGTTCGGGTGCGTCTCGGGCGGGGCGTCCCTGTATGCGCCGCAGGCGCAGAACAATCTGGTGCGGGTCGCCTACGAAGCGCTGGCCTCGGTGCTCGGCGGCGTACAGTCCATGTTCACCGCGGCGTGGGATGAGCCATTCGCCCTGCCCAGCGAGGAGTCCGCGACGCTGGCCCTGCGGACCCAGCAGATCCTGGCCTACGAAACCGGCGTCGCCAAGGTGGCCGACCCGTTGGGCGGCTCATATTTCGTCGAGGCACTCACCGACGCCACCGAAGAGAAGATCATTGAGATCATGCGCGATCTCGAGTCGCACGGCGGCATGGTGCGCTGCATCGAGGACGGTTACCTGCAGGGGCTGATCGCCGACGAGGCGTTCAAGATCCACCAGGAGACCGAGTCGGGCGAGCGCCCTGTGGTCGGGGTCAACAAGTTCGTCGTCGACGAACCCGCGCCCGACCTCGCCACGTATGAACTGGATGCCGAAGGCCGCGACAAGCAGCTCAAACGGCTGGCCAAGGTGAAGGCTGAACGCGACGATGTCGCGGTGAAGGAAGCCCTTGCCGCCCTGGCTCGTTCGGCCGATGGCGACGACAACTTGATGCACCGGCTCATCGATTGCGCGAATGCTTACTGCACGGTGGGAGAGATGGTGTCGACGTTGAAATCGGTGTGGGGCGAGTTCCAGCAGCCGGTGGTGTTCTGA
- a CDS encoding DUF427 domain-containing protein: MSFVDRPDYRVDIHRRRNRITAEYDGRLLASTAAALLVDEQDHGLVFYFPRSDVHIELRKDPDATSRCPFKGQATYWRFDNDGDEPVCWSYEDPTEQVARLRDHIAFYQDRVVVRVAQAHPAVLGYGHA; the protein is encoded by the coding sequence ATGAGTTTCGTGGACCGCCCCGACTACCGTGTCGATATCCATCGCCGCCGCAACAGGATTACAGCCGAGTACGACGGACGACTGCTCGCGTCGACCGCGGCCGCGTTGCTCGTCGACGAGCAGGACCACGGCCTGGTGTTCTACTTCCCGCGGTCGGACGTCCACATCGAACTGCGCAAGGACCCGGACGCGACAAGCCGCTGCCCGTTCAAAGGGCAGGCCACCTATTGGCGATTCGACAACGACGGAGACGAACCGGTGTGCTGGAGCTACGAGGACCCGACCGAACAGGTGGCGCGGCTGCGCGACCACATCGCGTTCTATCAAGACCGCGTTGTCGTCCGCGTCGCCCAGGCTCACCCCGCTGTCCTCGGGTACGGCCACGCATGA
- a CDS encoding thiolase family protein → MSNDVAIIGVGIHPFGRFDKTAMEMGAEAIQGALTDANLEWKDIQFGFGGSYEVSNPDAVTRLVGLTGITFTNVFNACATAASAIQQTADTIRLGKYDIGIAIGLDKHPRGAFTDDPAKLALPQWYANNGQFVTTKFFGMKANHYINKHGISEETLARVANKNFRNGILNPNAFRRKEITVDEIMASPVLNYPLRQYMFCAPDEGAAAVIMCRADIAHRYTDKPVYVRASEIRTRTYGAYEVHATSAPLDEDVSPTVYAAKAAYEAAGIGPEDVDIAQLQDTDAGAEVIHMAETGLCADGEQEKLLADGATEIHGSLPINTDGGLIANGEPIGASGLRQMHELVRQLRGEAGERQVPGNPRVGLAQVYGAPGTASATILSL, encoded by the coding sequence ATGAGCAACGACGTAGCGATCATCGGCGTCGGTATCCATCCGTTCGGCCGGTTCGACAAGACCGCCATGGAGATGGGCGCCGAAGCGATCCAAGGTGCGCTGACCGATGCCAACCTGGAGTGGAAGGACATCCAGTTCGGCTTCGGCGGCAGCTATGAGGTGTCCAACCCCGACGCGGTGACCCGCCTGGTGGGGCTGACGGGCATCACGTTCACCAACGTGTTCAATGCCTGCGCCACCGCGGCCAGCGCCATCCAGCAGACCGCCGACACCATCAGGCTCGGTAAGTACGACATCGGGATCGCGATCGGTCTCGACAAGCACCCGCGTGGCGCCTTCACCGACGATCCGGCCAAGCTCGCGCTGCCGCAGTGGTACGCCAACAACGGACAGTTCGTGACGACGAAGTTCTTCGGGATGAAGGCCAACCACTACATCAACAAGCACGGCATCTCCGAGGAGACCCTGGCGCGGGTGGCCAACAAGAACTTCCGCAACGGCATCTTGAACCCGAACGCGTTCCGGCGCAAGGAGATCACCGTCGACGAGATCATGGCCTCGCCGGTGCTCAACTATCCGTTGCGCCAGTACATGTTCTGCGCACCCGACGAAGGCGCTGCCGCGGTCATCATGTGCCGAGCCGATATCGCCCACCGCTACACCGACAAGCCGGTCTACGTGCGCGCCAGCGAGATCCGCACCCGTACCTACGGCGCCTACGAGGTGCACGCCACCTCCGCGCCGCTCGACGAGGACGTGTCGCCCACCGTCTACGCCGCCAAAGCCGCCTACGAGGCCGCCGGCATCGGGCCGGAGGACGTCGACATCGCGCAGCTGCAGGACACCGACGCGGGTGCCGAAGTCATCCACATGGCCGAAACCGGGCTGTGTGCCGACGGTGAGCAGGAGAAGCTGCTGGCCGATGGTGCCACCGAGATCCATGGGTCGCTGCCGATCAACACCGATGGCGGACTCATCGCCAATGGCGAGCCGATCGGCGCGTCGGGGCTGCGTCAGATGCACGAGCTGGTGCGCCAGCTGCGCGGTGAGGCGGGGGAGCGGCAGGTGCCGGGCAATCCGCGCGTCGGTCTGGCCCAGGTCTACGGCGCGCCGGGCACCGCGTCGGCGACCATCTTGAGCCTGTAG
- a CDS encoding cobalamin-dependent protein (Presence of a B(12) (cobalamin)-binding domain implies dependence on cobalamin itself, in one of its several forms, or in some unusual lineages, dependence on a cobalamin-like analog.) → MAVRVLVAKPGLDGHDRGAKIVARTLRDAGFEVIYTGIRQRIEDIVSIALQEDVALVGLSILSGAHLALTARTVEALRAADAGDIAVVVGGTIPLGDVPKLLEVGAAAVFPTGTGLDTLVAEVRKLTAESAVG, encoded by the coding sequence ATGGCAGTCCGCGTATTGGTGGCCAAGCCCGGGCTGGACGGTCACGACCGGGGCGCCAAGATCGTCGCCCGGACCCTGCGGGACGCGGGCTTCGAGGTGATCTACACCGGTATCCGGCAGCGGATCGAGGACATCGTGTCGATCGCTCTGCAGGAGGACGTCGCCCTCGTCGGCCTGTCGATCCTGTCCGGTGCGCACCTGGCGCTGACGGCGCGCACCGTCGAAGCGCTGCGGGCCGCCGACGCCGGAGACATCGCGGTCGTCGTGGGCGGCACGATTCCGTTGGGCGATGTGCCGAAACTGCTGGAAGTCGGTGCGGCGGCAGTGTTTCCCACCGGTACGGGGCTCGACACCCTGGTGGCGGAAGTGCGCAAGCTGACGGCCGAAAGCGCGGTGGGCTGA
- a CDS encoding acyl-CoA thioesterase — MTTPSSVTGMLEVFDVQPAGPGRFRGFSDGGERAVVDGTQLLAQSIVAVAKQLPNKAIRSAHAIFGRAVQVDLPVEFAVDVVNDGRSFAVAVVAVEQGGRRCATVTVLADTPTPDVIRHHADRPDIAPPAESNPSPMPMIGRELRLVDVLDVNSPDEVGPPELHAWLHYDPIPRRDDLAKALLAHFTGHLSISATMRAHAGIGTSQAHLTVSTAPMTVTVAFHEPVGWDGWLLYSHDSTQVGAGMSYVRGQVHTEDGRLIASFTQEGMIRPLRTTDTAVAATARL, encoded by the coding sequence ATGACGACGCCGTCCTCCGTCACCGGAATGCTCGAGGTGTTCGACGTCCAGCCTGCAGGCCCCGGCCGGTTCCGCGGCTTCAGCGACGGTGGCGAACGCGCTGTCGTCGACGGCACGCAGCTGCTGGCGCAGTCCATCGTGGCGGTCGCAAAGCAGTTGCCGAACAAAGCGATTCGCTCCGCCCACGCGATCTTCGGCCGGGCCGTGCAGGTTGATCTGCCAGTCGAATTTGCCGTCGACGTAGTCAACGACGGCCGTAGTTTCGCCGTGGCGGTCGTCGCGGTCGAGCAGGGCGGCCGGCGCTGCGCGACGGTGACGGTGTTGGCAGACACCCCGACACCCGACGTGATCCGCCACCACGCGGACCGCCCCGACATCGCGCCTCCCGCCGAGTCGAATCCGAGCCCCATGCCGATGATCGGCCGCGAACTGCGCCTCGTCGACGTTCTCGACGTCAACAGTCCCGACGAGGTCGGTCCGCCCGAATTGCACGCGTGGCTGCACTACGATCCGATCCCGCGCCGCGACGACCTGGCCAAGGCGCTGCTCGCGCACTTCACCGGCCACCTGTCGATCTCGGCGACCATGCGTGCGCACGCCGGCATCGGTACCAGCCAGGCACACCTCACCGTGTCCACGGCGCCGATGACGGTCACCGTGGCGTTCCATGAACCCGTCGGCTGGGACGGTTGGCTGCTGTACTCCCACGACAGCACCCAGGTCGGTGCCGGAATGTCTTATGTCCGAGGACAAGTCCACACCGAGGACGGTCGACTCATCGCCTCGTTCACGCAGGAGGGCATGATCCGTCCGCTACGGACCACCGACACCGCCGTCGCCGCGACGGCGCGGTTGTAG
- a CDS encoding enoyl-CoA hydratase produces MADYKYVTYETLDEGTIARIMLNRPDTRNAQSRGMLTELHEAFLQAEADDTVRVVILGGLGPMFSSGHDLGSSQSRAERAPGPDQHPSFRINGATRQGAEMLMLQEWHYYFENTRRWRNLRKITVAQVHGDVYAAALMLMWACDLIVAADNTTFADVVGTRLGMCGVEYFAHPWEFGPRKTKELMLTGDSLSVDEAHRMGMVSKVFPADELADRTLEFARRIAAVPTMAALLIKESVNQTQDNMGFYNSLNACFTLHELNHSHWAQVHDNGFPVGLEEDGLPNWRTAPPVVSAVKDQVRGGE; encoded by the coding sequence ATGGCCGACTACAAGTACGTCACGTACGAAACCCTCGACGAGGGCACCATCGCCCGAATCATGTTGAACCGCCCGGACACTCGCAACGCGCAGAGCCGCGGCATGCTCACCGAACTGCATGAGGCGTTCCTGCAGGCCGAGGCCGACGACACCGTCCGCGTCGTCATCCTCGGCGGGCTGGGGCCCATGTTCTCCTCGGGCCATGACCTCGGCTCGTCGCAGTCGCGCGCTGAACGCGCGCCCGGACCCGACCAGCACCCGAGCTTCCGGATCAACGGCGCCACCCGTCAGGGCGCCGAGATGCTGATGCTGCAGGAGTGGCACTACTACTTCGAGAACACCCGCCGGTGGCGCAACCTGCGCAAGATCACCGTCGCCCAGGTGCACGGCGACGTGTACGCCGCCGCACTCATGCTGATGTGGGCGTGCGACCTGATCGTCGCGGCCGACAACACCACGTTCGCGGACGTGGTGGGCACCCGGTTGGGTATGTGCGGTGTCGAATACTTCGCGCACCCATGGGAATTCGGGCCCCGCAAGACGAAAGAGCTGATGCTCACCGGAGACAGCCTGTCAGTGGACGAAGCCCACCGCATGGGTATGGTGAGCAAGGTGTTTCCGGCTGACGAACTTGCTGACCGCACACTGGAATTCGCCCGACGGATCGCCGCGGTACCGACGATGGCTGCCCTGCTGATCAAAGAGTCCGTCAACCAGACGCAGGACAACATGGGCTTCTACAACTCCCTCAACGCCTGCTTCACCCTGCACGAACTGAATCACAGTCACTGGGCGCAGGTGCACGACAACGGGTTTCCGGTCGGGCTTGAGGAGGACGGCCTGCCGAACTGGCGCACCGCGCCGCCCGTGGTGTCGGCGGTCAAAGATCAGGTGCGCGGCGGGGAGTGA